A single bacterium HR17 DNA region contains:
- the grpE gene encoding Protein GrpE — protein sequence MTTPEEPVAATEETPTETVTETTTAEVAPSVEELQMQLAQARSEAEDYRERWLRVLADYQNFRKRVMQERVDAYNEGKKEAVLTLLPVLDNLERALASLHDGADLQAYRQGLELIVRLFHEALRRLDVEPIPAVGQPFDPHWHEAFERVEREDVTEGTIVGEIERGYRMGERVIRPAKVQVAVKPLPPLQPVEPSPAKDEESRPS from the coding sequence ATGACGACGCCCGAAGAACCCGTTGCGGCAACGGAAGAAACCCCAACGGAGACGGTCACCGAGACGACCACTGCCGAGGTGGCACCAAGCGTTGAGGAGTTACAGATGCAACTGGCGCAGGCACGGTCGGAAGCCGAGGATTATCGGGAGCGCTGGCTGCGCGTCCTTGCGGATTACCAAAACTTTCGCAAGCGGGTTATGCAAGAGCGTGTGGACGCCTACAACGAAGGCAAGAAGGAAGCCGTTTTGACCCTTTTGCCCGTCTTGGACAACTTGGAACGCGCGTTAGCCAGTTTGCACGACGGCGCCGATTTGCAAGCCTACCGGCAAGGGTTGGAACTCATCGTCCGCTTGTTCCACGAAGCGCTGAGGCGGTTAGATGTGGAACCCATCCCCGCTGTCGGGCAACCTTTCGACCCGCACTGGCACGAAGCCTTTGAGCGCGTGGAGCGTGAGGATGTAACGGAAGGCACGATTGTCGGCGAGATAGAGCGGGGCTATCGCATGGGGGAACGGGTCATCCGCCCCGCCAAAGTCCAAGTCGCCGTCAAACCGCTGCCGCCGCTGCAACCTGTTGAGCCATCACCCGCAAAGGATGAGGAGTCAAGACCGTCATGA
- the dnaJ_2 gene encoding Chaperone protein DnaJ, whose protein sequence is MRSGHKDYYAILGVSRDATPEEIKQAYRRLVKEWHPDLHPENRQAAEERFKEIQEAYEVLSDPQKRRQYDLYGTAEPTLTAPSWATADPFADLFQMVDEFFGVREPHRRRTTRTERGEDVEVVLTLTLEEAFQGGEKELTVEIWDTCPDCAGTGVLGGYRRCLECHGSGRIAYTRQMQGVFFRSITTCPTCQGTGEVPGQVCAECRGVGRVPTQRKVKLQVPPGVEDGTVFRLPGQGNAGKAGGPAGDLYVTVQITPHPIFRREGVHLHIDLPLTFPQLALGDVVTVPTLDGHAEVTVPPGTQPGTVLKVPRKGFISMKSGRRGDLFVHVQVTVPTELTEEQRKLLRQLAKTMGVNPKGAEPSWWERIKEHFRKA, encoded by the coding sequence ATGCGTTCGGGGCACAAGGATTATTACGCCATCTTAGGTGTGTCGAGAGACGCGACACCCGAAGAAATTAAGCAAGCCTATCGGCGCTTGGTCAAAGAATGGCATCCTGACCTGCATCCCGAAAACCGCCAGGCAGCCGAAGAGCGGTTCAAGGAAATTCAGGAAGCCTACGAAGTGTTGTCCGACCCGCAAAAGCGCCGCCAGTATGACCTTTACGGCACCGCAGAGCCGACGCTGACGGCACCGTCTTGGGCGACCGCAGACCCCTTCGCCGACCTGTTTCAAATGGTGGACGAATTTTTTGGGGTCCGTGAACCGCATCGCCGCCGAACAACCCGCACGGAGCGGGGCGAAGATGTGGAGGTTGTGTTGACTCTCACGCTGGAAGAGGCGTTTCAGGGCGGCGAAAAGGAGTTGACCGTTGAAATCTGGGACACTTGCCCCGACTGTGCGGGCACGGGCGTGTTAGGCGGTTATCGGCGCTGCCTCGAATGTCATGGCTCGGGGCGCATCGCTTACACCCGACAAATGCAAGGCGTCTTTTTCCGTTCAATTACGACTTGCCCGACCTGTCAGGGGACGGGCGAGGTGCCAGGGCAAGTGTGTGCCGAATGTCGCGGCGTCGGACGCGTCCCGACGCAACGCAAGGTCAAACTCCAAGTGCCCCCTGGTGTGGAGGATGGAACGGTCTTTCGCCTGCCAGGGCAAGGCAACGCCGGCAAAGCCGGCGGTCCCGCTGGTGACCTCTATGTCACGGTGCAAATCACGCCCCACCCTATCTTCCGCCGAGAAGGAGTGCATTTGCACATAGATTTGCCCTTGACTTTCCCGCAGTTGGCGCTGGGCGATGTCGTGACGGTGCCGACACTGGACGGACACGCCGAAGTGACCGTCCCGCCCGGCACACAACCGGGCACCGTCCTGAAAGTGCCCCGCAAAGGTTTCATTAGCATGAAAAGTGGGCGACGGGGCGATTTGTTCGTCCATGTCCAAGTGACCGTGCCGACGGAGTTGACCGAGGAGCAGCGCAAACTGTTGCGCCAACTGGCGAAAACGATGGGCGTAAACCCTAAAGGCGCTGAACCGTCGTGGTGGGAGCGCATCAAGGAGCACTTCCGTAAAGCCTGA